From Actinomyces slackii, a single genomic window includes:
- the pepN gene encoding aminopeptidase N, producing the protein MPGQNLTREEAIARAATVTTSSYDVVLDLTRGETTFRSTTTARFTATPGADTFIDLVAPTVHSITLNGRELDPAAVYADSRIILEGLAQDNELVVVADCAYMHTGEGLHRFTDPADGLTYLYSQFEVPDSRRVYAVFEQPDLKASFTFTVTAPSSWTVFSNSPTPEPSSAGEDSHTFAFAPTEPMSSYVTAIVAGPYTGVTDAYTAADGRTVPLGVYCRASLADHLDAEEILEITKKGFAYYEDLFDTPYAFSKYDQIFVPEFNAGAMENAGCVTHRDDYVFRSRPVQARVERRAVTILHELAHMWFGDLVTMTWWNDLWLNESFAEYISTLATAETTRFTDAWTTFQTIEKAWAYNQDQLSSTHPVAAEIRDLHDVEVNFDGITYAKGAAVLTALVGYVGRKSFFTGIANYLAAHAYANAELSDLLSELEAVSGRDLSTWTRLWLQEAGVTTLRTELDLDEAGTITRAAIRQEIPAGSPASLRPHRVAVGCYRLEDSGRLERTGLIELDVDGELTPIPDLVGQSRPDVLMLNDEDLTYAKVRLDQASLATGLEHVGGFTASLPRSLVLASAWDMVRDGELASSRFLGAALEALAVEEHSSVIQGLLGRITTCLSFYLPPELRRDSATQVAESLWGLARAAAPGSDKQLQLVRALAAHAVTADQLDAVEGLLEGGQALEGLVVDQDLRWELLIGLVSAGRCGQARIDAELERDVTTTGRERAGEARAAIPTPQAKEAAWRELVDSASMPNETQVRMLRGLTNVERDPELLAPFVAEYAREAAGIWESRTFHMAENLLSGLWSDATVGLEGLDPIGALEAWLAEHAEAPAALRRIVQENLDTAVRVAGAQAAERAAR; encoded by the coding sequence ATGCCGGGTCAGAACCTCACGCGCGAGGAAGCGATCGCGCGCGCCGCCACCGTGACCACCTCCAGCTACGACGTCGTCCTGGATCTCACCCGTGGCGAGACCACCTTCAGGTCAACGACCACCGCCCGATTCACCGCGACGCCGGGGGCCGATACCTTCATCGACCTGGTCGCCCCCACCGTCCACTCCATCACCCTCAACGGACGCGAGCTCGATCCCGCCGCGGTCTACGCGGACTCCCGCATCATCCTGGAGGGCCTGGCCCAGGACAACGAGCTGGTTGTCGTGGCGGACTGCGCCTACATGCACACCGGTGAGGGCCTGCACCGCTTCACCGACCCCGCCGATGGACTGACCTACCTCTACTCGCAGTTCGAGGTCCCCGACTCCCGCCGCGTCTACGCCGTCTTCGAGCAGCCCGACCTCAAGGCTTCCTTCACCTTCACCGTCACAGCCCCCAGCTCCTGGACGGTCTTCTCCAACTCCCCCACCCCCGAGCCCTCGAGCGCCGGCGAGGACTCCCACACCTTCGCCTTCGCCCCCACCGAGCCCATGAGCTCCTACGTCACCGCGATCGTGGCCGGGCCCTACACGGGGGTCACCGATGCGTACACCGCTGCCGACGGCCGCACGGTGCCCCTGGGCGTCTACTGCCGCGCCTCCCTGGCCGATCACCTGGATGCCGAGGAGATCCTGGAGATCACCAAGAAGGGCTTCGCCTACTACGAGGATCTCTTCGACACCCCTTACGCCTTCTCCAAGTACGACCAGATCTTCGTGCCGGAGTTCAACGCCGGAGCCATGGAGAACGCCGGCTGCGTGACCCACCGCGACGACTACGTCTTCCGCTCCCGGCCCGTCCAGGCGCGGGTCGAGCGGCGGGCCGTGACCATCCTCCACGAGCTGGCGCACATGTGGTTCGGAGACCTGGTGACCATGACCTGGTGGAACGACCTGTGGCTCAACGAGTCCTTCGCCGAGTACATCTCCACCCTGGCCACCGCCGAGACCACCCGCTTCACCGACGCCTGGACCACCTTCCAGACCATCGAGAAGGCCTGGGCCTACAACCAGGACCAGCTCTCCTCGACCCACCCGGTGGCCGCCGAGATCAGGGACCTGCACGATGTCGAGGTCAACTTCGACGGCATCACCTACGCCAAGGGCGCCGCCGTGCTGACTGCCCTGGTGGGCTATGTGGGGCGGAAGAGCTTCTTCACCGGCATCGCCAACTACCTGGCGGCCCACGCCTACGCCAACGCCGAGCTCTCCGATCTTCTGTCCGAGCTCGAGGCGGTCTCCGGACGCGATCTGTCGACCTGGACGCGCCTGTGGCTCCAGGAGGCCGGGGTGACCACCCTGCGCACCGAGCTGGACCTCGATGAGGCCGGCACCATCACCCGCGCGGCTATCCGCCAGGAGATTCCCGCGGGCTCCCCGGCCTCACTGCGCCCCCACCGCGTGGCCGTGGGCTGCTACCGCCTGGAGGACTCCGGGCGCCTGGAGCGCACCGGCCTCATCGAACTCGACGTCGACGGCGAGCTGACCCCCATCCCCGACCTGGTGGGCCAGTCCCGCCCCGATGTCCTGATGCTCAACGACGAGGACCTCACCTACGCCAAGGTCCGCCTTGACCAGGCCTCCCTGGCCACCGGCCTGGAGCACGTCGGGGGCTTCACCGCCTCCCTGCCGCGCTCCCTGGTCCTGGCCTCGGCCTGGGACATGGTGCGCGACGGCGAGCTGGCATCCTCGCGCTTCCTTGGCGCCGCCCTTGAGGCCCTGGCCGTCGAGGAGCACTCCTCGGTCATCCAGGGGCTGCTGGGGCGCATCACCACCTGCCTGTCCTTCTACCTGCCCCCCGAGCTGCGTCGCGACAGCGCCACCCAGGTGGCCGAGTCGCTGTGGGGTCTGGCCCGCGCCGCGGCGCCCGGCAGTGACAAGCAGCTCCAGCTGGTGCGCGCCCTGGCGGCCCACGCCGTCACAGCCGACCAGCTCGACGCCGTCGAGGGTCTGCTGGAGGGCGGTCAGGCCCTCGAGGGGCTCGTCGTCGACCAGGATCTGCGCTGGGAGCTGCTGATCGGACTGGTGTCCGCCGGGCGCTGCGGCCAGGCGCGCATCGATGCCGAGCTGGAGCGCGATGTCACCACCACTGGCCGCGAGCGCGCCGGGGAGGCCCGGGCGGCCATCCCGACCCCGCAGGCCAAGGAGGCGGCATGGCGCGAGCTCGTCGACAGCGCCTCCATGCCCAATGAGACCCAGGTGCGGATGCTGCGCGGCCTGACCAATGTGGAGCGCGATCCCGAGCTGCTGGCGCCCTTCGTGGCCGAGTATGCCCGTGAGGCTGCCGGGATCTGGGAGTCGCGGACCTTCCACATGGCTGAGAACCTGCTGTCGGGCCTGTGGTCGGATGCCACGGTCGGCCTGGAGGGGCTTGACCCGATCGGCGCCCTGGAGGCCTGGCTGGCCGAGCACGCTGAGGCGCCCGCGGCTCTGCGCCGCATCGTCCAGGAGAACCTGGACACCGCGGTGCGGGTGGCTGGGGCCCAGGCCGCTGAGCGGGCCGCCCGCTGA
- a CDS encoding PTS sugar transporter subunit IIA, whose amino-acid sequence MSLEVCAPVAGTVIALAQVPDPVFAGRVLGPGIALDPDRAAGRTAVAVAPLTGRVTKAHPHAFIVADAQGREVLVHLGIDTVSLEGRGFTVHAVAGAFVRAGTPIITWSPSAVEAGGLSPIVPVLAMGGDEGALAPVPAGTALAAGDLLMTWS is encoded by the coding sequence ATGAGCCTGGAGGTCTGCGCGCCCGTGGCCGGCACCGTCATCGCGCTCGCCCAGGTCCCCGATCCGGTGTTCGCCGGCCGGGTCCTGGGCCCGGGCATCGCCCTGGATCCCGATCGCGCCGCGGGTCGCACCGCCGTGGCTGTGGCGCCCCTGACCGGGAGGGTGACCAAGGCTCATCCCCACGCCTTCATCGTCGCCGACGCGCAGGGCCGCGAGGTGCTGGTCCACCTGGGGATCGACACCGTGAGCCTGGAGGGCCGGGGCTTCACCGTCCATGCCGTCGCGGGCGCCTTCGTGCGGGCGGGCACACCGATCATCACCTGGAGCCCTTCCGCCGTTGAGGCCGGGGGCCTGAGCCCGATCGTCCCCGTCCTGGCCATGGGGGGCGATGAGGGCGCCCTGGCCCCGGTCCCCGCCGGCACGGCCCTGGCCGCAGGTGATCTGCTCATGACCTGGTCCTGA
- a CDS encoding glucose PTS transporter subunit EIIB: MSTAAKIVEGLGGQDNITDLEPCITRLRVEVADQEKVDEEALRAAGAFGVVRSGRVVQVVVGPTADDIASEIARL; the protein is encoded by the coding sequence ATGAGCACTGCGGCCAAGATCGTCGAGGGACTCGGCGGGCAGGACAACATCACTGACCTGGAGCCGTGCATCACGCGCCTGCGCGTGGAGGTCGCGGATCAGGAGAAGGTCGATGAGGAGGCGCTGCGCGCCGCCGGGGCCTTCGGCGTGGTGCGCTCGGGCCGCGTGGTCCAGGTCGTCGTCGGCCCCACGGCCGATGACATCGCATCGGAGATCGCCCGGCTCTGA
- a CDS encoding acyl-CoA thioesterase: MTRPYPLPSVDEEPLGSVARVLGLAAGEGEDSFIGSSLPQLSGRVYGGQVVAQGLLAAAATVPDDGDGERLPHSVHAYFMRGGRLEEPIDFAVERLHDGRSFSQRRTTASQGGTAILAMISSFQEEQDGAQAQLEAPAVPGPEELTSALEIFRTIDHPVARFLGRTAAFDIKHVEGNIYLRPGPERVGIQHLWMRARGRLPEDTPQTVHRALLTYVCDQVMLEPVLRSQGLSWRSKGLSLATLDHGQWFHRDVDVNDWLLFVQDSPSSQGGRGMARAQVFDSSGRLVSTIAQEGMVRMPGAQSQGSGRWGIRVDGEDDPTS, from the coding sequence GTGACAAGGCCCTATCCCCTCCCCAGTGTTGACGAGGAGCCCCTGGGCTCGGTCGCCCGAGTGCTGGGCCTCGCCGCTGGGGAGGGGGAGGACTCCTTCATCGGCAGCAGCCTGCCCCAGCTCTCCGGGAGGGTCTACGGAGGCCAGGTGGTGGCCCAGGGACTGCTGGCCGCCGCGGCCACCGTCCCCGATGATGGGGACGGCGAGCGGCTGCCGCACTCGGTGCACGCCTACTTCATGCGGGGAGGGCGCCTGGAGGAGCCGATCGACTTCGCCGTTGAGCGCCTTCACGACGGCCGGTCCTTCTCCCAGAGGCGCACCACCGCCTCCCAAGGAGGCACTGCGATCCTGGCCATGATCTCCTCCTTCCAGGAGGAGCAGGACGGCGCCCAGGCGCAGTTGGAGGCTCCTGCCGTGCCCGGTCCTGAGGAGTTGACCAGCGCACTGGAGATCTTCAGGACGATCGACCACCCCGTGGCCAGGTTCCTGGGCCGCACGGCGGCCTTCGACATCAAGCACGTTGAGGGCAACATCTACCTGCGGCCGGGGCCGGAGCGGGTGGGGATCCAGCACCTGTGGATGCGGGCGCGCGGGCGCCTGCCGGAGGACACGCCGCAGACCGTGCATCGCGCCCTGCTGACCTATGTCTGCGACCAGGTCATGCTCGAGCCGGTTCTGCGCAGCCAGGGACTGAGCTGGCGCAGCAAGGGCCTGAGCCTGGCCACACTGGACCACGGCCAGTGGTTCCATCGCGATGTTGATGTCAACGACTGGCTGCTCTTCGTTCAGGACTCCCCCTCCTCTCAGGGGGGACGCGGCATGGCACGGGCCCAGGTCTTCGACTCCTCGGGTCGCCTGGTGAGCACCATCGCCCAGGAGGGGATGGTGCGCATGCCCGGGGCGCAGTCCCAGG
- the malQ gene encoding 4-alpha-glucanotransferase: MTELNDDHAPASERLKQLAEAHGVSTEYWDFHGRLASPNRATLVAVLAALGVQARTEEEIESALREHDIAPWRATLPPTVVVRGGGASTVTVHLPDGADASLRVVLEEGGERPLAQIEDFTLPREVDGVLRGRASFGLPADLPLGWHTLVAEIGPAQGQPASSATSSLIITPNHLDLPASMGERGWGAMAQLYSVRSRESWGVGDADDLTEIASYLGDQGADFLLINPLHAAEPAGEMTPSPYLPVTRRFINPIYIRPEAILEVSRLSGPRRSLVQWAAEEVQESNLNAEPIDRDAVWKAKREALEVVFAAGRSYSRQRDFERFRAEQGEGLERFALWSALTEKYGPLAQWPSTLHDAESAYVANEAHSLAERIDFYAWLQWIIDEQLARAQAQALASGMALGIMADLAVGVHPRGADVWSDPQAFAPGVTVGAPPDMYNQQGQNWSQPPWSPVRLAETAYAPLRDMVRMVLRHCGALRVDHVIGLFRLWWIPEGRSASSGAYVRYDHEAMVGVVLLEAYRAGAVIIGEDLGTVEPWARDYLASRGVLGTSVLWFEKQDDGWPLQPEAYRRLALSTVSTHDLPPTAGYLADEHVELRERLGLLTDSVDHVRAEARLERERMLVRLRDHGLLEEQPTERTIVEALHRYIVRTPSALVGVALVDGVGERRAQNQPGTDTEYPNWKMPLADGSGEVVLVEDLPGNVRLASLLKAVREEMGQGS, encoded by the coding sequence ATGACTGAGCTCAATGACGACCACGCACCCGCATCCGAGCGACTCAAGCAGCTCGCCGAGGCCCATGGTGTCTCCACTGAGTACTGGGACTTCCACGGCAGACTCGCCTCTCCCAACAGGGCCACCCTTGTCGCGGTCCTAGCCGCGCTGGGCGTTCAGGCTCGCACTGAGGAGGAGATCGAGTCCGCCCTGCGCGAGCATGACATCGCCCCCTGGCGAGCCACCCTGCCCCCCACCGTGGTGGTCCGCGGAGGAGGGGCCTCAACCGTCACCGTTCACCTTCCCGATGGCGCGGATGCGAGCCTGCGCGTGGTCCTGGAGGAGGGCGGGGAGCGCCCTCTGGCCCAGATCGAGGACTTCACCCTGCCGCGGGAGGTCGACGGCGTGCTGCGCGGGCGCGCCTCCTTCGGCCTGCCCGCCGACCTGCCCCTGGGGTGGCACACGCTCGTCGCTGAGATCGGCCCCGCTCAGGGCCAGCCGGCCTCCAGTGCCACCTCCTCGCTCATCATCACGCCCAACCACCTCGACCTGCCCGCCTCCATGGGGGAGCGCGGCTGGGGGGCCATGGCCCAGCTCTACTCGGTGCGCTCGCGAGAGTCCTGGGGCGTGGGCGACGCCGACGACCTGACCGAGATCGCCAGCTACCTGGGCGACCAGGGCGCGGACTTCCTGCTCATCAACCCCCTGCACGCCGCCGAGCCGGCCGGGGAGATGACGCCCTCGCCCTACCTGCCGGTCACGCGCCGCTTCATCAACCCGATATACATCCGCCCAGAGGCCATCCTGGAGGTTTCGCGCCTGTCAGGTCCGCGCCGCTCCCTGGTGCAGTGGGCCGCCGAGGAGGTCCAGGAGTCCAACCTCAACGCCGAGCCCATCGACCGCGACGCGGTGTGGAAGGCCAAGCGCGAGGCCCTCGAGGTCGTCTTCGCCGCAGGCAGGTCCTACTCCCGCCAGCGCGATTTCGAGCGCTTCCGCGCCGAGCAGGGCGAGGGCCTGGAGCGCTTCGCCCTGTGGAGCGCCCTGACCGAGAAGTACGGCCCGCTCGCGCAGTGGCCGTCCACGCTTCACGACGCCGAATCCGCCTATGTGGCCAATGAGGCCCACAGCCTGGCCGAGCGCATCGACTTCTACGCCTGGCTGCAGTGGATCATCGACGAGCAGCTCGCCCGCGCCCAGGCCCAGGCCCTGGCCTCGGGCATGGCCCTGGGCATCATGGCTGACCTGGCCGTGGGCGTCCACCCCCGCGGCGCTGACGTGTGGTCCGACCCCCAGGCCTTCGCCCCCGGGGTGACGGTGGGCGCGCCGCCCGACATGTACAACCAGCAGGGCCAGAACTGGTCTCAGCCGCCGTGGAGCCCGGTGCGCCTGGCCGAGACCGCCTACGCCCCGCTGCGCGACATGGTGCGCATGGTGCTGCGCCACTGCGGTGCTCTGCGCGTGGACCACGTCATCGGACTGTTCCGCCTGTGGTGGATCCCGGAGGGCAGGAGCGCCTCCTCGGGCGCCTACGTGCGCTACGACCACGAGGCGATGGTCGGCGTCGTGCTGCTGGAGGCCTATCGCGCCGGTGCCGTCATCATCGGCGAGGACCTGGGCACCGTGGAGCCCTGGGCCCGCGACTACCTGGCCAGCCGCGGGGTGCTGGGAACCAGCGTGCTGTGGTTCGAGAAGCAGGATGACGGCTGGCCCCTGCAGCCCGAGGCCTACCGGCGCCTGGCCCTGTCCACGGTCTCGACCCACGATCTGCCGCCCACGGCCGGCTACCTGGCCGATGAGCATGTCGAGCTGCGCGAGCGCCTGGGCCTGCTGACCGACTCGGTGGATCACGTGCGCGCCGAGGCCCGCCTGGAGCGCGAGCGGATGCTCGTGCGATTGCGCGATCACGGTCTGCTGGAGGAGCAGCCGACTGAGCGCACCATCGTCGAGGCCCTGCACCGCTACATCGTGCGCACCCCCTCGGCGCTGGTGGGCGTGGCCCTGGTCGACGGCGTCGGCGAGCGCAGGGCCCAGAACCAGCCGGGCACGGACACCGAGTACCCCAATTGGAAGATGCCCCTGGCCGACGGCTCGGGTGAGGTGGTCCTCGTCGAGGACCTGCCCGGCAACGTCCGCCTGGCCAGTCTGCTCAAGGCGGTCCGAGAGGAGATGGGCCAGGGCTCCTGA
- the ptsP gene encoding phosphoenolpyruvate--protein phosphotransferase, protein MSSSTIPTTLAGIGVSPGLVAGPVARMAPPIPEPEIATLASDVDLDQECQRIADAAQRVKKGLELSAAEAKAEARTLLETTAQMAADPTLTSSAQAMVRERRLVPARAVWEAAGTLASMLESLGGYMAERTRDVADVRDRIVAVLTDSPMPGIPTLPEPFVLVAADLAPADTALLDPEKVVAFITSEGGPTSHTAILARALGMPAIVGTGEEVTDALSDGDIVLVDGTKGAITLNPSEDALRRAKELASRVRVFNGDGATKDGREVQLLANVGDAAGARTAAEAGAMGVGLFRTEFCFLDQPDEPTIEAQVEAYTGVLEAFPGKKVVVRTLDAGADKPLPFLTDATEANPALGVRAYRTTRRDPDVLDHQLEALAKAEAATQAKVWVMAPMISTAEEAKAFTEQARSYGLATAGMMIEVPSAALMADKLFEHAEFASVGTNDLTQYVMAADRLLSSLADLSTAWQPAVLRLIQQACQGAEPKGRPVGVCGEAAADPALATVLVGLGVASLSMTARALPDVDAVLKSVTFEECQELARIAVDSPTAEDAREAVRSKLPILEELGL, encoded by the coding sequence ATGAGCTCGTCCACCATCCCCACCACACTCGCAGGCATTGGCGTGAGCCCCGGTCTGGTTGCCGGACCGGTCGCTCGGATGGCCCCTCCCATCCCAGAGCCGGAGATCGCCACCCTGGCCTCGGACGTCGACCTCGACCAGGAGTGTCAGCGCATCGCCGACGCCGCCCAGCGGGTCAAGAAGGGCCTGGAACTCTCCGCAGCCGAGGCCAAGGCAGAGGCGCGCACTCTTCTGGAGACCACCGCGCAGATGGCGGCTGACCCCACCCTGACCTCCTCGGCCCAGGCCATGGTGCGCGAGCGCCGCCTGGTCCCGGCGCGGGCCGTGTGGGAGGCGGCCGGCACGCTGGCCTCCATGCTGGAGTCCCTGGGCGGCTACATGGCCGAGCGCACCCGTGACGTCGCCGATGTCCGCGACCGCATCGTGGCGGTCCTGACCGACTCCCCCATGCCCGGCATCCCCACCCTCCCCGAGCCCTTCGTCCTCGTGGCCGCGGACCTGGCCCCGGCTGACACCGCCCTGCTGGATCCCGAGAAGGTCGTCGCCTTCATCACCTCCGAGGGCGGGCCCACCTCTCACACCGCGATCCTGGCCCGCGCCCTGGGCATGCCCGCCATCGTGGGCACGGGCGAGGAGGTCACCGACGCCCTGTCCGACGGCGACATCGTCCTGGTCGACGGCACCAAGGGCGCCATCACCCTCAACCCCTCCGAGGACGCCCTGCGCCGCGCCAAGGAGTTGGCCTCGCGCGTGCGGGTCTTCAACGGCGACGGCGCCACCAAGGACGGGCGGGAGGTCCAGCTGCTGGCCAACGTCGGCGACGCCGCCGGCGCCCGCACCGCCGCCGAGGCGGGCGCCATGGGCGTTGGCCTGTTCCGCACCGAGTTCTGCTTCCTCGACCAGCCCGATGAGCCCACCATCGAGGCCCAGGTGGAGGCCTACACCGGCGTGCTGGAGGCCTTCCCCGGCAAGAAGGTCGTGGTGCGCACCCTGGATGCCGGAGCGGACAAGCCCCTGCCCTTCCTCACCGACGCCACCGAGGCCAACCCCGCCCTGGGCGTGCGCGCCTATCGCACCACCCGCCGTGACCCGGATGTCCTGGACCACCAGCTCGAGGCGCTGGCCAAGGCGGAGGCCGCGACGCAGGCCAAGGTGTGGGTCATGGCCCCCATGATCTCCACCGCCGAGGAGGCCAAGGCCTTCACCGAGCAGGCGCGCTCCTACGGCCTTGCCACCGCCGGCATGATGATCGAGGTGCCCTCGGCCGCCCTCATGGCCGACAAGCTCTTCGAGCACGCCGAGTTCGCCTCGGTGGGCACCAACGACCTGACCCAGTACGTCATGGCCGCTGACCGCCTCCTGTCCTCACTGGCGGACCTGTCCACCGCATGGCAGCCGGCGGTGCTGCGCCTCATCCAGCAGGCCTGCCAGGGCGCGGAGCCCAAGGGCCGCCCGGTGGGCGTGTGCGGTGAGGCCGCCGCCGACCCGGCCCTGGCCACGGTCCTCGTGGGGCTGGGGGTCGCCTCCCTGTCCATGACCGCCCGTGCCCTGCCGGATGTCGACGCGGTGCTGAAGTCGGTGACCTTCGAGGAGTGCCAGGAGCTGGCCCGCATCGCCGTCGACTCCCCGACCGCCGAGGACGCCCGCGAGGCCGTGCGCTCCAAGCTGCCGATCCTGGAGGAGCTGGGCCTGTGA
- a CDS encoding glycerate kinase, with product MMTTVVLAPDSFKESLSASQACAALAHGLAAADPTIRCLHAPMADGGEGTAAALVSAGGWQEVAVRVADALGRPTEATLAWDPTTATACLEAAQAVGLERIAPDERDIWAADSAGVGELITRALDLGARRLVMGLGGSATNDGGAGMLRALGARLLNAAGQPIAPGPAGLRDLESIETAGLDPRLAGTEILLATDVDNPLLGERGASAVFGPQKGAGAQDVAALDAALARFADRAAQHLGADRRNAPGAGAAGGLGWAGLEFLGAGLRPGVEVVAELVGLERMIAGADLVITGEGSVDEQTLAGKTPWGVARIAIAHRVPVVVLAGRVGQGWQRLLESGISAVLPIVPGPCTLAEALDEGEENLRRTAAMLPGLMGWGSARPHSP from the coding sequence ATGATGACCACCGTGGTTCTCGCCCCCGACTCCTTCAAGGAGTCCCTCAGCGCCTCACAGGCCTGCGCCGCACTCGCCCACGGGCTCGCTGCGGCGGATCCCACCATCCGCTGCCTGCACGCCCCCATGGCCGACGGCGGGGAGGGAACCGCTGCCGCCCTCGTCAGTGCCGGGGGATGGCAGGAGGTGGCGGTGCGCGTCGCCGATGCGCTGGGCCGCCCCACCGAGGCGACCCTGGCCTGGGACCCCACCACCGCCACGGCCTGCCTCGAGGCGGCCCAGGCCGTGGGCCTGGAGCGCATCGCCCCCGATGAGCGCGACATCTGGGCTGCCGACTCCGCAGGCGTGGGCGAGCTCATCACCAGGGCACTGGACCTGGGGGCCAGGCGCCTGGTGATGGGCCTGGGAGGATCCGCGACCAATGACGGCGGCGCGGGCATGCTCAGGGCCCTGGGCGCACGGCTCCTCAACGCCGCCGGCCAGCCCATCGCCCCGGGGCCCGCCGGGCTGCGGGACCTGGAGAGCATCGAGACTGCCGGGCTGGATCCCAGGCTCGCCGGCACCGAGATCCTCCTGGCCACCGATGTCGACAACCCCCTCCTGGGCGAGCGTGGGGCCAGCGCCGTCTTCGGGCCCCAGAAGGGGGCAGGGGCCCAGGACGTGGCCGCGTTGGATGCCGCGCTGGCCCGCTTCGCCGACCGTGCGGCGCAGCACCTGGGCGCCGATAGGCGCAACGCCCCAGGAGCGGGGGCCGCGGGGGGACTGGGATGGGCGGGCCTGGAGTTCCTGGGCGCGGGCCTGCGCCCAGGGGTCGAGGTGGTGGCCGAGCTCGTCGGCCTGGAGCGCATGATCGCCGGTGCCGACCTGGTCATCACCGGAGAGGGCAGCGTCGATGAGCAGACCCTGGCCGGCAAGACCCCCTGGGGCGTGGCCCGCATCGCCATCGCCCACCGGGTGCCCGTCGTCGTCCTGGCCGGACGGGTGGGGCAGGGCTGGCAGCGGCTCCTGGAGTCGGGCATCAGCGCGGTCCTGCCCATCGTGCCCGGACCCTGCACTCTGGCGGAGGCGCTGGATGAGGGCGAGGAGAACCTGAGGCGCACCGCCGCCATGCTGCCCGGCCTCATGGGCTGGGGCTCGGCTCGCCCGCACTCGCCCTGA
- a CDS encoding LCP family protein, translating into MTRSSSSSSAGEGALRSAPSPAEALPADADPPRRRRGRRARAAFSHWSRRRRVAVVSGLLAVALAGVACIDAAVLAHRPQRVEVAMPHAADPSAAPPQTWLILGVDSRQTVPEGPNHYGTTSDVQGSRADIIAVAQPTEAGLTVLSIPRELTLRSKDGGIERLATSHLAGPQATVDLLCHGLGVTTTHLVTIDMAQFAGIVDSLGGVEVEIPEPVRDSYSGLSLPTAGTHRLDGVQALALVRSRHPEVLREGTWTALDEAEGHQRRAESVSSVMRALVASLAKDASRPWSAHQRAHSIAGNLTLDHGTGLMDLYSFARSATAARDGGALSLVSVPAPAQGNGLIAFSSDETRAVLAEHGYSPGSCEPAGS; encoded by the coding sequence ATGACCCGCTCGTCCTCATCATCCTCCGCCGGGGAGGGAGCACTGAGAAGCGCTCCCTCCCCGGCGGAGGCTTTGCCCGCGGACGCCGATCCACCGCGGCGCAGGCGGGGCAGGCGGGCCAGGGCCGCCTTCTCGCACTGGTCGCGTCGGCGCAGGGTCGCCGTCGTCTCCGGCCTGCTCGCCGTGGCGCTGGCCGGCGTCGCCTGCATCGATGCCGCTGTGCTGGCTCATCGCCCCCAGCGCGTCGAGGTCGCCATGCCCCATGCCGCCGACCCCTCGGCAGCGCCCCCGCAGACCTGGCTGATCCTGGGCGTCGACTCCCGCCAGACCGTCCCCGAGGGCCCCAATCACTATGGGACCACATCCGATGTGCAGGGCTCCCGCGCGGATATCATCGCCGTCGCACAGCCCACCGAGGCTGGACTGACAGTGCTGTCCATCCCCCGCGAGCTGACTCTGCGATCCAAGGATGGAGGCATCGAGCGCCTGGCCACCAGCCACCTCGCCGGCCCACAGGCCACCGTCGACCTCCTGTGCCACGGACTGGGCGTGACCACCACGCACCTGGTCACCATCGACATGGCCCAGTTCGCCGGGATCGTCGACTCCCTGGGCGGAGTCGAGGTTGAGATCCCCGAGCCCGTCCGGGACTCCTACTCGGGACTCTCCCTGCCCACAGCCGGCACGCATCGGCTCGACGGCGTCCAGGCCCTCGCCCTGGTGCGCTCGCGCCACCCAGAGGTCCTGCGCGAGGGCACCTGGACCGCTCTCGACGAGGCCGAGGGGCACCAGAGGCGGGCCGAATCGGTCTCATCCGTGATGCGCGCGCTCGTGGCCTCCCTGGCCAAGGACGCCTCCCGCCCCTGGAGCGCACATCAGCGCGCCCACAGCATCGCCGGCAACCTGACTCTCGATCACGGCACCGGCCTGATGGACCTGTACTCCTTCGCCAGATCGGCCACCGCCGCCCGCGATGGTGGCGCCCTCTCCCTGGTCAGCGTCCCCGCCCCCGCTCAGGGCAACGGCCTGATCGCCTTCAGCAGCGATGAGACCCGCGCGGTTCTCGCCGAGCACGGGTACTCCCCCGGCTCCTGCGAGCCTGCCGGGAGCTGA